The Lacerta agilis isolate rLacAgi1 chromosome 14, rLacAgi1.pri, whole genome shotgun sequence sequence ACAATCAGGAAAGCAATAAGTCCCATCCTTGTCTTTGGCCGACCCGAATAGCCAATGAGGATAAACTCAGTCAATTCAGTCTCATTTTCCTCTCTCATATCCTGATTCAAATATTATCTGCAATGacatagaaaaaagaaagaaagagaaagggaccTCATTATGTAATATTTGCATGGCATTTGGCTAGAAGGTTTGGGAAGGCATGATACCGTAATAATGAGAACATATTAATGATGAGTTTCAAAAAATCTATTGAAGCTTCTCTTTGGTTTATTATAAACTATCAGCAAATCTAAGGAAACGGTATTGTACACTTGCTTTGGAGAAATCCAAACCCTTTGATGTTTTCTGTGTTGAAGATTCTTGCACTgagcatggggtggggtgagcctaGAGGATCCGTTTTGGAAAGAAATAGAtgagcaaaaatgaaataaacaatcaGAATAACTTCCACCATGATcagttacaaaaataaaactcAGACTTTGAAATTATCTCTCCAATTGAGCAACTTCACTATAACACATTATTTAAGAATTTTGTGTCCTACATTTAAATAACTGTTAAACAAACATATGCTCATTTTAATGGATAAACCATTTAGAGAAGCAAGGGTGACATTTTCTCCTTTTCGAATTTCAGAACAAATGCAATTGTTTCTTGAAGGTCCTGTATTTTTGGCTGTCCTTCTGATTCAGCACACTGAGCAAAATACAGGGctgcaaaaaatacagtatagcTGAGCAGAAGAAGCTGTAgtgcttcttctcccccccccccgctcccaacATTATGTATTCTTCTAAGCAATACAAATGAACCAGATCAGAACGGAAGAACAGTCAGAGTTCGAGATGAAAATTCCACCAATGTTTCTTTAACTGCAATCATTTGTTAAGGTGGGGTAATGACAATAAAACTAACATGGCAAAGTATATAAACAACTAATACCTTTAAGTGCTTTCGTCTTTCCAAACTTCCTGAATGTCCTTAGTCAGCATTTGGTATTAAACTGAGATGCTGGATTCTTCAAACTGTACAGGAATTCTAGTAAGTcttcagaagagaagaagaagaagagtttggatttgatatcccgcttttcactacccgaaggagtctcaaagcggctaacattctcctttcccttcctctccccacaacaaacactctgtgaggtgagtggggctgagagacttcaaagaagtgtgactagcccaaggtcacccagcagctgcatgtggaggagcggagacgtgaacccggttccccagattacgagtctaccactcttaaccactacaccacactggctctctcttcaGTGTATTGGATGAGAAAGACTGAAATCATTTCAGTGGAAAATAAAAAGCAAGTTGTCAGCTCAgtattcagaaaaataaaaatatggaatATGAAGAAGGATTCATGTTGCATGTATCTCTGAAAAATAACGCACCAGAAAAGTTCAGGATAGCATCTGTATGTATACAATGCATGTTTCCTTTAATAACGTCTCATTTTATTTCCTGTGAAAAATTCAGGATGCTCTAGATATAGTGGAAAGCATTTAAGGAGGCATAGATTACTATTTTGTTCTCATGAAAACATGGAACTGAAAGAAAAGTCTGAGTGTTTTAGTGTGCTCAATTAGATGGGCAATATTTTAATACCACTTTCTCCATTGGTGGCATAATCCCAGGAGCACCATTGGTGGCATAATCCCAGGAGCATCAGTGATTCAGCACTCCTAGGGATGCCACATAATAAGAAAAGCATAATATAGAGCATAATATACACatcataataatgaaataatcataataactgccccctccccatttaacaggccatagattatttaaagAATTGGGATTATGAGAAATGCTTTTGCCTGtaacctaaagacatgtaatgatggctcCATGTGGGCCTCTCTTGGggaacattccacagatggggagccaccacagaaaaggcccattcttgtgttgtcaTCCTCAGAACCTCTCGAGGAGCAGGGACATACAGTAGAGAAGATCATCAGAAAACAAGTGCAGGATCTGGGTCAGTTTGTATGGGGAGAAGAGGTCCTTAAGATATTGAAGTACTGAGCTATGTAAGACATACTGCATTAGCACGGAACTCTGAATTGGGCCCAATTATTAATTAGACTGTGTGATCCTTGCTGCATTCTCCAGAACGATCCATAGTTGCCCTTCATTTTTAGTGCCTCTTCCCACTGCATCCATTAGCAAATTCTTATATTCATTAATAAAAAAGCATCAATTCGGGATCAATTCCATCATTTCACTGTAGTTAGATGATATTTTTATCTTTTCAAATCATATTGGGAAAATTTCCGTATTTTGCTTGAAAACTTGTGTGTGACCATAATTTCTGAATTATTAATGCAGCTTTTCCAAAACACAAATTTCAGATTGTATGTGGAAGATGTATGCTGTACTATTAACAAGTCAGACACCAATGTGTGCCAAGATTATATGTGATCAGCCAGCCAATTGATGATGAGATTAAGCCAGCAAGATGCAGAAGAATGAATGGCACATCGATAGGGGATTTCCATAGTTTGCAATGCATTTATccaaacttttttcttcttctaaccaAATTCTGGtcgaccaaaaaaaaaaaaaaaaaaaaaaggaatgggatTAATAGCATTCCCGACTGCTGCATACTCCATAACAATTGCAGGAAATGTTCTTACTACTTTGGGTACCATTGCTGATCCTCGACTCCACAACCCCATGTACTTTTTCCTTGGTAATATGTCCTTCCTCGACATTGGATATTCAACAACTTCCATCCCACAGGCCATTGCAAATCTTCTGGTGGGCAAACCaaccatgtcctttgcaatgtgTTACTTGCAAAGGGCAGTGGTGTCTGGTTAGGCACGTCTGAATACTTCCTGTTGGCTGTTACGGCTTATGACAGGCTTATAGCCATTTCCAGCCCATGAACAAGAGATTATGCATTCAGTTAGTAGCTGGGACATGGTCAAGTGCCTTTTTATAATGGGTTATTCCCATTTATGCCATCTTGCCTTTGTGGGAGCAAGACATGGTCTAgtgccttttttttaaggggttaTTCCCATTTATGCCATGCCAGCTCGCTTTTGTGGGAGAAATGTGATCAATCATTTCACATGTGAACTCATAGCTGTTATGAAGCTTGCTTGCTCAGATAGCTCCATGAGGCAActgcttatgttcttaactgGATCACTCACATTGCTTGTTCCTTTTGCATTTATCCTTTTCTCATATTTATTCATTATTGTGGCAGTTCTGAGAATCAATTCATCAGGTGAGGGACTGAAGGCTTTTTCCACATGTGCATCCCATTTGACTGTGGTAACCATTTCTTTGGAACTGCTATATTCTCATATATCCGACCCCCAAACTAAAACCACAAATGAACTGGATAAGGCAATTTCTCTCTTCTATGGAACTGTGACTCCCATGTTAAACCCATTCATCAACATACTCAGAAATCAAGAAGTAAAAGGAACCTTAAGAAGACTTATGATAAGGTAAaggaattatttaaaagaaacaaacaaatggacTCAACAATGAAAAAAACAACCACGTTGTTCCTATTGAGGAATGGTTGATAAAATTATTGGACTTAGCTGAGATAACATATTTAatcaggggggaaaaacattATAGGCTTTTATTCAGGATTGAAAACTTCTTATGTACTTTTTGCATGAAAGAGAAGGTGAACCTTTAGTAACTGGATTTGAAGGTAGAAAAAATATATTGGTTCatagaaaataaaatagtttGATATCCATTAGAGTGGATAATTTGAAAAACTAATTGCATTTAGCTTACAGAGAATCAAAAgtcttttcatattttttttctttcctccctttttatTCCCCCATAAAAATTTATTTTACTTTCCtccatctctctttccttcttcctactctttgctcctgtttctttttagattagattttttcttttcttctattccggtttattttaaaaagatacttTGTGCTAGGTATAAACTTTTGTATATCTTTTGATGtgtaacattaaaaataaaatgtaaaaacaataacaaatgcACAAGGAAGTTCATATACTCATACACAGTTTAAAAAGTAAGGATGTATCAAGTTAATTGAGCAGCAGTATAAATTGGTAAATGACAATATAAAGAAGGCCCTGTCTCTTAGTCCCAGTGAATTCATTTATCTTGATCATGGGCCTATGAGCAGGATCTCTTATGCTGATCTTAAGACCTGAGTACATTTATCTGTTGGCATATTGGCATTCCTCAACCTGTAGATGGCTTTCAGAGTTCAATAGAAGCACTATAAATTGTGTTTATCTATGACACAGTAGCCCTTTGGGGGTTTTATGTAACTTGGTTGTGAGAAATAACAGAGTCATGCCTTTAGACCCGGAGCTGCTGGCCCTGCCCTCAAGTGTCCAACTCTTGGACTATGACTAGGGAAAGGAACTCAGATCAAGGGTCCATATAACTCAGCATCCTGctgtcacagtggccagccatatGCTCATGTAAAATCCTCAAGCAGAACCTGGGCACAAGTGTACTCTCTCCATCTGCATTTTCCAGCATCTGATATTGAGCTGCCTTCAACTATGGAGGGTCTACATGTACACAGAGGTGTGGAACCACATATCCAGGGGCCATATGCAGTTTTCAGGCTTGCTCTGTCTGGTGTTTGGGACTCTCACCATGCCACACCCCATAATGATCTTTCTCCTAAAGTGCATGAATGTATTCTTGAACTGCCTGCTTTGATGGAAGAAAGAGCTATGCATGTATAaacctttgaatttttttttcatgGCAGGAACACAGCCTATAGGAGAAAGACACGTATTTTGTATCTTGCTCCCCACACTTTTTGCCTCTGATCCTAACTGCTTTTACCTTTGCCCTCACTACCAGTGATGTGACCCTCCAAAAAGCTATTCAAGTAAGAATGTGGGTCTCAGACTTAAAAACCTTCCACACCTCTTCTCCTTTACAAATATTCCTCCAAATAGTGGGCAGTGAGGGTGTGGGGTTGGTGTGGCCATAAGGGGTAATGAGGATTTCGCTTCATGCTTTGCCACTTAGAACTGGGGCTACTGGTCTTTATAGGTTTAATGTCTCCTTGATGAATGATTTGATCATTCTTGTTCTGCTATAATTTGTCCATCCTTCCTCCTGGTTAGCATCTTAGTCAAACACTTACCAGTAAATACAAGGTGTGAAAGGGAAATGTGAGGATGGTCAGTTAAGGGAATGGGTTTGGGGATGAAAGGTGAGGGTGATGACTTTGGAGTTGCTGAAAATTTGTTCAGTATTGGAAACATCTGAACTGTGTGAGATAACTATATTTGGCGGTGTACTGTGGGAAAGGTCAAATATAATTTGTATATAAAGATCAAGCTTTTCAATCATATGCTAGCAGCAGCAATTACAACATATCCCTGTGTCTATGATGGAACAATGCATGCTTGGAGATTTGCTATCCACTGTAAAATCAGATCCTCTTCACTGAGGGTACGCTTTGCGATCAGATCTCTGAGCACCCCAACCATCTGGCGTGGGCAGGGCTAAGCCCTGTCCCACTCCAGTTGGTCGTTTTGCAGTCACTTGGACCCTAAAGCCAATCACTTGGCTTGGGGGGTGGTCGCGAAACAATATAAGTCCTGTGCGATGTTTGCTGGACCTCTTTTCCCTCGCACAGTGGAacacccacccaaccacccatTCCTTTGGTGTCTccggccttgctatggactttgttGGTTGCCTGTTTTGGAAAGGgcgcctggtaggaatttttccatctggcagaCTGGCAGGGCCATTTTTTTCCCACCTACcgcatagcaatcgtcacaactttgtaaggtttggtggttaggcattggatcagcgaagtgtgggggaggggagttgtaGCCATTACCTGCCCCCTCCATGaataagggtattccattaaaggaatccagcggTTGGTCTGGATCTTGTCTGAAACTCCGTGgtaggggctagggccatgccaggatgTCTCCTGGCTGAATTATTTGATCGTTCTGCTTCTGTTATAACCTGAAAGGGAAAGTTGAGGATGGTCAGTTGAAGGAGTGGGTTTAGGGATGAAAACTCGGGGTGGTTGTTTTGGAGTTGCTGAAATTCTGTTCAATATTGGAAACATCTGAACTGTGTGAGATAACTATATTTGGGGGTGTACTGAGGGAAAGGTCAAATATAATTTGTATATAAAGATTAAGCCTTTCAATCATATGTTAGCAGCAGCAATTACAACATATTCCTGTGTCTATGATGGCACAACACATGCTTGGAGGCTTGCTATCCAAagtcacctgcctcctctcctaaAAATTTCCTCCTTGCCTACCCACAACGTTTGAATAAATGGCACCTGGAAGAAATCAGCAAGAAGGAAAGCTGAAAATGACCAAATCTCAGTCAGACTTTGAAGGGGGCTTTGGTTCAGCTTGAGAGAGATATTTGAACTGTAGGAGGCCATTTCTGATGACCATTTCCCTGAAtacttttgaagaagaaaataactTTAATATATTTTCCCACTAAAGCACCAACTACATTATTAAGCAATTCTTAAGTTTCTTGGAGTGCTACATGTGCCCTGATGGGATTCAAAGTTAAGAACTAATTAGTGCTGTTGGGCTCCAGTGGAAAAATGTCTTTCTGAGGGAAATTAAAAGTACTCTGCTTCATAGTTTCTTACTCTGACTTGGAAGAATATCACGGTACATGATGGGACCTAACAGATGTTTAAATCTCAACAAAGGCAAATTGGGAATACCGGAGCAATAAACTCATGCCACTGTTATTGaggttttcattcatttttttcagaaaaaatATTCATAGATCTATACTTGTATTAGTTTCAAGGCTGGGTTACAAATAATGCTGACACTAATACTCCAATTAATATTACAACAATATTAGATAGGTGAAATCCTGATGGTCGATGGAGATTTCGATAAGACAAATCATATTAACCCATCATATAAGTgttttggcaaaaaagaaaaagtcagtCCCCCCACACCCCATTTGTTAGTTACCTGAAAGTAATTAAGCTCCCCATAGAGTTACTTGCCTAATTCCAATTTTGTTTTCAACAATTATACTTTTGCATCAATAAGAACAGGAGAGAAATCCTATTTTGTTTGTAATTAAATGAGAAGCTGTCTAATTCACACCTCTTGAACCAAAACACAAACCAAAGCACTACTATCCCACAAAATTCACgtgtatctgaattttgtgacacaggtctcaaagcaaacaaaatacgtatttttaaCTGAGCATAAAACtccatatatattaatatatatgcattacatttgtgaaaatgcttgcaaaaatgtgtgccttAGTGAAAACTGCATAGCAAATGactttattaggataaatttggaCCAAATGTTAATGAAAATTTGTACATATGTACATTTCTTTCTGGCAATGGGTTTTTAAGGAGAAATCACTGCATTAAAGCTGACCGAATGTCCAGAGGTAGCATGATTATCAATTTACAATGGGTTGaaaggttcgcaggctatgaaggacttgctcacaaatttattgacagctgcatgaattaTGATAACTTGGAAGTGGCAaatagaatataaaatggaagaatggtataaagaggtgtgtgatgtagctattaatgataaattaacatatgccattaaggtaagatgaggaatatgcaggagaaatgattttgaggagatatgggaagtgtttgtagaatttgtaatgttaaaacggaaaggggtcaaaccatcccAAAAGGTATtggaattttgggaggttggatagttataaTGGAATGGTCATGATGGTGGAGTTcacactgttaaaacagaaaggggtcaaaccatcacaagaggtgttgaaattttgggaggccaACAAAGTAGGGAATGAGTCATTTTGTGAGTACATAACATGTTTCAATGTGGTAATGTTGCAGGAAACCTGGGCAACTGACTTattagaaataaagaaaatgacaGAAAGTGATGTAGAAATACAGAGACCTGAACATAAGATAGGAAAAAATGAGTAGAGAAAACCACATctacagatttgtccatccctgacTCATGTCAATATGGTCAATGGTCAGCAATGATAGTAGTTACATtccacatctggaggccaccTTGTTGGCTACCCCTATACTAGATGAGCATATGGAGAATGAAAGGACCTGACAGTATTATAACAGGAGATACAGAGGTATCTCCGTCCCTGTTCAGCAGCTACATTGTAGCCTGTTTTTGAAGCTGGCTGCATTTGAGGGAGATGGCAGACATTAAACTACACTCCATCAATTCAGTTGAAACCAACTTTTTGCCTCCTTTCCTTGGTTTCAATTGACAATCATTCCACCTAGCTTCATCTGAAAGAGAGGATAAATTTACCTTTAGCctatcagttatattttcaaGGAGCCTTTATTTCCTTTATACACAACACATTCAGCTTAACTAGTTTCAAATGTATTCAGCAGCTGTTATAGTTGTGATAATAACAGAAGCAATAACAGCAGGAGGCACAGAAAATTTTTCAATCCTCAATATGATCAAGATATCTTTTTCATGAATCCACTTTCTTTCCCACAAGTCTTCTCAAGGCCCCTATAACTTCCTGATTTCTCAGAGTGTAGATTAATGGGTTTAACATGGGAGTCACAGATCCATAGAAGAGAGAAATTATCTTGTCTATATCCTTTGTGGTCTTCGTTTGGGGGCGGAGATATGAGAACATGAAGGTGCCATAGAATATGGATACTACAGTCAAGTGGGAAGCACATGTGGAGAAAGCCTTCATCCTTCCCCCTGCTGAGTGGATTCTTATAATTGCCACAATTATGCGCAAATATGAGAAAAGGATAAAGCTGAAAGGACCAAGCAAAGTGACACTCCCAGTGAAGAACATAACCAGTTGGCTTATAGAAGTATCTGAACAAATCAGCTTCATAACTGCTTTGACTTCGCATGTGAAATGATTGACCAAATTTTTTCCACAAAAGCTAGCTGGTATGGCATAAATGGGAATAGCCCCTAAAAATAAGCCAATTGACCACGTCCCAGCTGCTAACTGAATGCACAATCTCTTGTTCATGATTAGCATGTAATGCAGTGGGCTGGAAATGGCTATAAGCCTGTCATAAGCCATGACAGCCAACAGGAAGCATTCGGTCACTGCTAAGTAGGAACCACTACTCATTTGGAAGTAACACATTGCAACGGTCATGGTGGGTTTGTCCACCAGAAGATTTGCAATGGCTTGTGGGATTGAAGAAGATGCATAGCAAATGTCAAGGAAGGACAAGTTACTGAGGAAAAAATACATGGGATTGTGAAGCCGAGGATCAGTTGTGGTCACCAAGATTATAATAAAATTTCCAACTGCAGTTGTAGCATATACAACAGTCAGGAAAATGATGAGTCCCATCCTTGTCTTTGGCCGACCAGAATAGCCAATGAGGATAAACTCAGTCAATTCagtctcattttcttctctcATATTCTGATTCAAATATTACTGTATCTGCATTGAcatacaaaaaggaaagaaagagaaaggtacCTCATTATGTAATATTTTCATGGCATTTTGCTAGAAGGTTTGGGAATGTATGATACCATAATAATGAGAACATATTAATGATTAGTTTCAATAATCTATTGAAGCTTCTCTTTGGTTTATTAGCAGCTATCAGCAAATCTAAGGAAACGGTGTTGTACACTTGCTTTGGAGAAATTCAAACCCTTTGACGTTTTCTGTGTTGAAGATTCTTGCACTgagcatggggtggggtgagcctaGAGGATCTGTTTTGGAAAGAAATAGAtgagcaaaaatgaaataaacaatcaGAGTAACTTCCACCATGATcagttacaaaaataaaactcAGACTTTGAAATTATCTCTCCAATTGAACAACTTCACTATTACACATAATTTAAGAATTTTGTGTCCTACATTTAAATAACTGTTAAACAAACATATGCTCATTTTTATGGATAAACCATTTAGAGAAGCAAGGGTGACATTTTCTCCTTTCTGAATTTCAGAATAAATGCAATTGTTTCTTGAAGCTCCTGTATTTTTGGCTGTCCTTCTGATTCAGCACACTGAGCAAAATACAGGGctgcaaaaaatacagtatagcTGAGCAGAAGAAGCTGTAgtgcttcttctccccccccccccgctcccgaCATTATGCATTCTtctaacaaatacaaataaaccaCATCAGAACGGAAGAACAGTCAGAGTTCGAGATCAAAATTCCCCAAATGTTTCTTTAACTGCAATAATTTGTTAAGGTGGGGTAATGACAATAAAACTAACATGGCAAAGTATATAAACAACTAATACCTTTAAGCGCTTTGGTCTTTCTGAACTTCTTGAATGCCCTTTGTCAGCATTTGGTATTAAACTGAGATGCAGGATTCTTCAAACTGTACAGGAATTCTAGTAAGTCTTCAGTGTATCGGATGAAAAAGACTGAAATCATTTCAGTGGAATGTAAAAAAGCAAGTTGTCAGCTcactattaaaattaaaattaaaatatggaaTATGAAGAAGGATTCATGTTGCATGAATCTCTGAAAAATAACGCACCAAAAAAGTTCAGGATAGCATCTCTATGTATACAATACATGTTTCCTTTAATAAAGtctcattttattttctgtgaaAAATTCAGGATGCTCTTGATATAGTGGAAAGCATTTAATGAGGCATAGATTACTATTTTGTCCTCATGAAAACATGGAACTGAAAGAAAAGTCTAATTGTTTAAGTTAGCTCAATTAAATGGGCAATATTTTAAAACCACTTTCTCCATAATTCCCATTGGTGGCATAATCCCAGGAGCATCACCGATTCAGCACTCCTAGGGATGCCGCAAAATAAGAAAAGCATAATATAGAGCATAATATGCACatcataataatgaaataatcataataacagcccccctccccatttaacaGGCTATAGATTATTCAAAGAATTCGGATTATGAGAATTGCTTTTGCCTGGAACCTTAAGACATTTACTAATGGCTCCATTTGAGCCTCTCTCGGggaacattccacagatggggagccaccacagaaaaggcccattcttgtgttgtcaTCCTCAGAACCTCTCGAGGAGCAGGGACATACAGTAGAGAAGATCATCAGATGACAAGTGCAGGATCTGGGTCAGTTTGTGTGGGGAGAAGAGGTCCTTAAGATATTGAAGTCCTGAGCTATGTAAGGACTACTACCTCAGCATTGCACTCTGAACTGGGTCCAGAATCTAATTGGCAGCTAGTGCAATTTGGCCAGGATGGGTGTTAAAGCTTAAACCATCTTGTTCTTGTGGGGAACCTGGCCATCAAATTttgaaccagctgaagtttctgaaccaaaTTCAGAGGCAGACCCATGTATCACACATtatagtaatctaacctagaggtttaCAGAGCATAAAGCACAGATgttaggctatccttgtccaTAAAGCTAAAGCTGATAGAAGGTACTTCATGCCACCGAAGCCTCACATGATAGTAAAGGTTCCAGGAGAAAGCCAAGTTATGTACCTGTTACTTAAGAGGGAGTGTAGCCACctcaagagcaggcaatctcctACACATCTTGTCTAGTGACACCCACTAATAGTGtctctgtcttatctggattgagcttcagtttattggctgcCATCCAGACACCTGTTCAGCctatccactgccacacctgtaGATGTAAAGGAAAAATAGATCTGCGTGTCATCAACATACTACTGTCAACacactccaaaactctggatgactACACTAAGCAGCTTCATATAGCTATTAAACAACATGGGTGATGGAaatgaaccctgaggaacccaaCATTGAAGGCTCTTTTGTGCCAAAAATCATCACCTGCTGaagatgaccatccaagtaggaacAGAACCATTGCAAAGCATGGTCACCCACCCCCAATTTGGATAGCCTCTCAAAGGGGATACAGTGGTTGATGGTACTGAAAGCCACTGATAATTCAAGAAGGATTAACAGGGATACATTGCTCCTGTTTCCCGACAGAGGTCAACCAGGGTAGTTTCTGTGTCAAAGCCAGGCCACACCCTagttgaaatggatctagaaaattggTCTCCTCCAAGAACGCCTGGATCTTAATCATGATAGAATCATAGTGTAAAGAAGGGCATGTTATCAGCTAATGTGACTTGGAAGTTCAAAAAGAAACAGGCCTTTAGTCTAAGGGCTAATCCACA is a genomic window containing:
- the LOC117057826 gene encoding olfactory receptor 13H1-like, coding for MREENETELTEFILIGYSGRPKTRMGLIIFLTVVYATTAVGNFIIILVTTTDPRLHNPMYFFLSNLSFLDICYASSSIPQAIANLLVDKPTMTVAMCYFQMSSGSYLAVTECFLLAVMAYDRLIAISSPLHYMLIMNKRLCIQLAAGTWSIGLFLGAIPIYAIPASFCGKNLVNHFTCEVKAVMKLICSDTSISQLVMFFTGSVTLLGPFSFILFSYLRIIVAIIRIHSAGGRMKAFSTCASHLTVVSIFYGTFMFSYLRPQTKTTKDIDKIISLFYGSVTPMLNPLIYTLRNQEVIGALRRLVGKKVDS